Proteins co-encoded in one Salvia splendens isolate huo1 chromosome 4, SspV2, whole genome shotgun sequence genomic window:
- the LOC121800429 gene encoding uncharacterized protein LOC121800429, with the protein MESQQHALEILMDLRRLVAAHDEFLAKFGQHTEEASESLDERSPPQRWSPPPSVTQEPMGFKSSSMPRLKPPRFDGKMALDWISKVQEYYNHYHTPLDDRLYLTKYLFDPPVTDWFHTYTKTDIDGSWEDFLVAVYYQFSPDLTERADERQLVTIDSDKMKKTEAESTKIECESTEAKKEEVEQTPTQVVENAAPVVEEAPPAEPTECLAKSEADPVEENKVESQRDMKTEETAAGAEKIEPKNDVAEAKSVMVEELLEAEAKPQTELVEMARRGERLVLFVSGLGWPRNPSAHGCDISGILEGRIDFCRFLYFGPQFYAQRGCVVPGNSSIW; encoded by the exons CTAAGTTCGGACAGCATACCGAGGAGGCTTCGGAAAGCCTTGACGAGCGTTCACCTCCGCAGCGTTGGTCTCCCCCTCCGTCGGTCACTCAGGAACCGATGGGTTTCAAGTCTTCTTCCATGCCTCGCCTCAAACCTCCACGTTTTGACGGAAAAATGGCCCTGGATTGGATCTCTAAAGTCCAAGAGTATTACAACCACTACCACACTCCGCTCGATGATCGCCTTTATCTTACGAAATACTTGTTCGATCCACCGGTAACTGATTGGTTTCATACTTATACAAAAACTGACATTGATGGTTCGTGGGAGGATTTCTTGGTGGCAGTCTATTACCAATTTTCTCCAGATTTAACAGAGAGGGCCGATGAAAGGCAGTTAGTCACCATCGATAGTGACAAGATGAAGAAAACTGAAGCAGAGAGCACAAAAATTGAGTGTGAATCAACAGAAGCAAAGAAAGAGGAGGTAGAACAAACGCCTACTCAAGTGGTCGAAAATGCAGCTCCTGTTGTGGAAGAGGCTCCACCAGCCGAGCCTACTGAATGTTTAGCCAAATCTGAAGCTGATCCGGTTGAAGAAAATAAGGTTGAATCACAACGGGATATGAAAACAGAGGAGACAGCTGCTGGGGCTGAGAAGATCGAACCAAAAAATGATGTGGCTGAAGCAAAAAGTGTTATGGTTGAAGAGTTGCTAGAGGCTGAGGCAAAGCCACAAACTGAACTTGTCGAAATGGCACGTAGAGG AGAAAGACTTGTTCTGTTTGTCTCAGGCCTCGGATGGCCGCGCAATCCCTCCGCGCATGGATGCGACATATCTGGAATTCTCGAAGGAAGAATTGATTTTTGCAGGTTCTTATATTTCGGACCACAGTTTTATGCTCAAAGAGGTTGCGTGGTGCCGGGCAATTCGTCAATTTGGTGA
- the LOC121800565 gene encoding uncharacterized protein LOC121800565, producing MFLFSLVFYFGFDHYYDGEIDDGNNGGPHQGIRRRVMIILFKLWICLSSLSLVSATGSTFFLLEATALVARQDNLFSVLILANLVKCVEIMASELSRWGVTYLNQKLRFRISYMELMRIGMGIGFCFVCCTFAIFTATNRMYGGGAMSMYGLILQFFFLGLMRGFAKDGFQSVFESIVHPRYKIYGRCLGVLTRGCGSLLSLLYIYIFGFKRFHLFQYDLENSKLIYYYIILILFSVFCGVLYVVLMFLYIGTGFLKEET from the coding sequence ATGTTCCTTTTCTCTTTAGTGTTCTATTTTGGTTTCGATCACTACTATGATGGGGAGATTGACGATGGCAACAACGGAGGGCCACATCAGGGTATAAGAAGGAGAGTGATGATTATTCTGTTTAAGCTGTGGATTTGTTTGTCCAGTTTAAGCCTGGTTTCTGCTACCGGAAGCACCTTCTTCTTGTTAGAAGCCACCGCACTCGTTGCTCGCCAAGACAATCTATTTTCTGTTCTCATACTCGCTAATCTGGTGAAGTGTGTGGAGATCATGGCCTCAGAATTGTCCAGATGGGGAGTCACCTATCTGAATCAGAAGCTGAGATTCAGAATCTCGTATATGGAGCTGATGAGAATCGGCATGGGGATAGGGTTCTGCTTTGTGTGCTGCACCTTTGCTATCTTCACCGCGACAAATAGGATGTACGGTGGCGGTGCGATGAGCATGTATGGGCTAATTCTGCAGTTCTTTTTCCTGGGACTCATGCGGGGATTCGCGAAAGATGGGTTTCAATCGGTGTTTGAATCGATTGTTCATCCTCGATATAAGATATACGGGCGGTGTTTGGGAGTACTTACAAGGGGATGTGGAAGCTTACTGAGCCTACTTTATATTTACATCTTCGGTTTCAAGCGATTCCACTTGTTTCAATATGACCTAGAAAATAGTAAACTCATCTACTACTATATTATTCTGATATTGTTCAGTGTCTTCTGTGGTGTCTTGTACGTGGTGCTTATGTTCTTATACATAGGCACGGGGTTCCTCAAGGAAGAGACATAA
- the LOC121799639 gene encoding uncharacterized protein LOC121799639, translated as MNFLRKTASAMDCLNCFRAVRSWFRHNTILIKSTLFILGLVWSTMMEKTFVRILITPLPHSGAGKVCDLPSIVVVNLHQGISSVSVVAFTYATGGCLLRFLVVVFSATASVLGVIYYMFVAAGNGDKEQLHWCLAMVVMASVQAALTVTMKEVLDDHFRPMDKDYYQIQRLSKLLWSPVSLVALEPLPRLHFEKLALVLITMMLCLFSVFLLRSYSYNHYAMMTSYVRATEADDRRRIEATRPVNLMLLWFCLLILSLVSSTASTFFFLEASTFSGRNYLFAILSLDNLLRFTAALFRGFGRNNHLRIGIALLYSVACCTIAMGTGMSVYWLTPQFFILALMVEVAKDGFQSLYETQAPSHLKRYGSALGELASGLGGALGLICIFIFRGRDLSFNTYCIFLAVLSASIFIFYLLVAFWDVCGRILLEDEEILQHLE; from the exons ATGAATTTCCTTAGGAAAACAGCAAGCGCCATGGATTGTCTGAACTGCTTTCGTGCAGTCAGGAGCTGGTTTCGTCACAACACCATCCTCATCAAATCCACCCTGTTCATCTTAG GGCTGGTATGGAGCACGATGATGGAGAAGACATTTGTCAGGATCTTAATCACGCCGTTGCCCCACAGCGGCGCCGGCAAAGTGTGCGACCTCCCGAGTATTGTGGTAGTGAATTTGCACCAAGGGATAAGCAGTGTTTCCGTGGTGGCGTTCACTTACGCAACCGGGGGCTGCTTGCTCCGTTTCTTGGTTGTGGTTTTCTCCGCTACAGCTTCCGTCCTC GGAGTGATATACTACATGTTTGTGGCGGCTGGAAATGGCGATAAAGAGCAGCTTCATTGGTGCCTTGCAATGGTGGTAATGGCCTCGGTGCAAGCGGCGCTGACGGTCACTATGAAAGAAGTTCTTGATGATCATTTCAGGCCGATGGATAAAGATTACTATCAGATACAACGACTCAGCAAACTCTTGTGGAGTCCCGTCTCCTTAGTGGCCTTGGAGCCTTTGCCGAGATTGCACTTTGAGAAACTCGCTCTAGTTTTAATCACTATGATGTTGTGCTTGTTCTCCGTCTTCTTGTTGAGATCCTACTCTTACAACCACTATGCAATGATGACAAGCTATGTCAGAGCGACAGAGGCAGACGATCGGAGAAGAATAGAGGCGACGAGGCCAGTGAATCTGATGTTATTATGGTTTTGTTTGCTCATTTTAAGCCTAGTTTCTTCTACTGCAagcaccttcttcttcttagaaGCCAGCACATTCAGTGGCCGCAACTATCTATTTGCAATTCTCTCACTTGACAATTTGCTGAGATTCACCGCAGCGTTGTTCAGGGGGTTTGGTCGCAACAACCACCTGAGAATCGGCATTGCATTGTTGTACTCTGTGGCATGCTGCACCATTGCTATGGGGACTGGGATGAGCGTGTATTGGCTAACTCCGCAGTTCTTTATACTGGCACTGATGGTGGAAGTAGCGAAAGACGGGTTTCAGTCGCTATACGAAACTCAGGCTCCATCTCACTTGAAGAGATACGGGTCGGCTTTGGGAGAACTTGCCAGCGGACTTGGTGGTGCACTAGGCCTTATTTGCATTTTCATCTTCCGCGGAAGGGACCTCAGCTTCAACACGTACTGCATTTTCCTGGCAGTTTTGAGTGCTTCGATCTTCATCTTCTACTTGTTGGTTGCTTTTTGGGACGTGTGCGGGCGGATCCTTTTGGAAGATGAAGAAATTTTGCAGCACTTGGAATAG
- the LOC121798196 gene encoding probable alpha,alpha-trehalose-phosphate synthase [UDP-forming] 8, which translates to MASRSCGNFFDLASGELAEVPPTPRSLPRVMTIPGIIGDGNGNSDVESDSASAVSRERKIIVTNMLPLIAQKDNGTGKWRFSWDEDSIYLQIKDGFSPETEVIYVGSLKIEIEANEQEEIAQSLLDEFNCVPTFLPPDIQKKFYYGFCKQQLWPLFHYMLPMCPDHGDRFDRQLWQAYVSANKKFADKVMEIANPEDDFIWIHDYHLMVLPTFLRKRYNRVKLGFFIHSPFPSSEIYRTLPVRDEILKGLLNADLIGFHTFDYARHFLSCCGRMLGLDYESKRGHIGLDYFGRTVYIKILPVGIHMGRLESVLNLRSTCNKVKELQEQFNGKKVILGVDDMDIFKGISLKLLAFEQLLLQHRELQGKLVLVQIVNPARSSGKDVQEVKKETYNAAKRINELYGCSDYVPVILIDRHAPRYEKTAYYAVAECCIVNAVRDGMNLVPYKYIVCRQGSSIMDQVTGTKPESPRTSTLVVSEFIGCSPSLSGAIRVNPWDIDAVAEAMNMAITMADAEKQLRHEKHYRYVSSHDIAYWARSFMQDLERACKDHYDKRCWGIGLGLGFRVVSLSPSFRKLSVDHIVSSYKRTHRRAIFLDYDGTVVSQSSMVKLPSPEVVNMLNALSNDSNNTVFIVSGRGRDPLSEWLAPCENLGLAAEHGYFLRWNKTSEWESLAADLDWKGIVEPIMKHYMEATDGSSMEVKESALVWHHSDADPDFGSCQAMELLDHLENVLANEPAVVQRGLHIVEVKPQGVTKGLVAEKVLSMLAADGEAPDFVMCIGDDRSDEDMFESISNTVSNSSGTAVPAIFACTVGQKPSKAKYYLDDTADVVRMLRGLARASNPNPQRSAQFKVAFDRVF; encoded by the exons ATGGCCTCAAGATCATGTGGAAATTTTTTTGACTTGGCTTCTGGAGAATTGGCGGAAGTTCCTCCAACTCCCAGAAGCCTTCCAAGGGTGATGACTATCCCTGGAATTATAGGTGATGGAAATGGGAACAGTGATGTAGAATCGGATAGCGCGTCAGCTGTTTCCCGTGAGAGGAAAATTATCGTGACAAACATGTTGCCGTTGATAGCTCAAAAGGATAATGGGACTGGTAAATGGCGATTTAGTTGGGATGAAGATTCAATATATTTACAAATAAAGGATGGGTTTTCGCCTGAGACTGAAGTTATATATGTGGGATCTCTAAAGATCGAAATAGAGGCCAATGAACAGGAGGAAATTGCACAGAGTCTTCTAGATGAATTCAATTGTGTACCCACTTTTCTTCCTCCTGATATCCAGAAAAAATTCTATTACGGTTTTTGTAAGCAACAGCTCTGGCCTCTTTTTCATTACATGCTGCCTATGTGCCCAGATCATGGAGATCGATTTGATAGACAACTGTGGCAGGCCTATGTGTCTGCAAATAAGAAATTCGCTGATAAGGTCATGGAAATAGCCAATCCAGAGGATGATTTCATTTGGATTCATGATTACCATCTCATGGTGCTGCCTACTTTTTTAAGGAAGCGCTATAACCGTGTCAAGCTTGGCTTTTTTATTCACAGCCCATTTCCTTCATCAGAGATTTACAGAACATTGCCTGTTAGAGATGAAATTCTGAAAGGACTACTAAATGCTGATTTAATAGGTTTCCACACATTTGACTATGCTCGTCATTTCCTGTCTTGTTGTGGTAGAATGCTAGGCCTCGACTATGAATCCAAAAGGGGGCACATTGGACTGGATTACTTTGGTCGAACAGTCTACATCAAAATCCTCCCAGTAGGTATTCACATGGGGAGACTGGAATCTGTATTGAATCTGCGTTCTACGTGCAATAAAGTCAAAGAATTGCAAGAACAGTTCAATGGAAAGAAAGTGATTCTTGGAGTTGATGACATGGATATATTCAAAGGAATCAGTCTAAAGTTACTAGCTTTTGAACAGCTCTTGCTGCAGCATCGAGAATTGCAAGGTAAACTTGTGTTGGTTCAGATAGTTAATCCTGCAAGGAGCTCTGGAAAAGATGTTCAGGAAGTAAAAAAGGAAACATACAATGCTGCTAAAAGAATTAATGAGCTGTATGGTTGTTCGGACTATGTACCTGTTATTTTGATTGATCGTCATGCTCCTCGGTATGAGAAGACCGCCTACTATGCTGTAGCCGAATGTTGCATAGTTAATGCAGTGAGGGATGGGATGAACTTGGTCCCATATAAATATATCGTTTGCCGACAGGGATCTTCTATAATGGATCAAGTTACTGGTACAAAACCAGAATCTCCCCGGACAAGCACACTTGTCGTGTCGGAGTTCATTGGTTGTTCGCCCTCTTTAAGTGGAGCTATTAGGGTTAATCCATGGGATATTGATGCTGTTGCTGAGGCCATGAACATGGCGATCACCATGGCTGATGCAGAAAAACAATTGCGGCATGAGAAACACTATCGATATGTTAGCTCTCATGATATCGCTTATTGGGCTCGCAGCTTCATGCAGGACTTGGAGAGAGCTTGCAAGGATCACTATGACAAGCGCTGTTGGGGCATCGGCTTGGGCTTGGGTTTCAGGGTTGTGTCACTTTCTCCAAGTTTTAGGAAGTTGTCAGTTGATCACATTGTTTCATCCTATAAAAGGACTCACAGAAGGGCTATATTTCTAGACTATGATGGTACTGTTGTATCTCAATCCTCCATGGTTAAACTCCCAAGTCCTGAAGTGGTGAATATGCTCAATGCTTTGAGCAATGATTCTAATAACACGGTGTTCATAGTTAGTGGTAGAGGAAGGGATCCCCTAAGTGAGTGGCTTGCTCCGTGTGAAAATTTGGGACTGGCTGCTGAACATGGGTACTTTCTAAG GTGGAACAAAACCTCGGAGTGGGAGTCATTAGCTGCGGATCTTGATTGGAAAGGAATTGTCGAACCCATTATGAAACATTACATGGAGGCAACTGATGGATCTTCTATGGAAGTTAAAGAGAGTGCATTGGTCTGGCATCACAGTGATGCTGACCCTGACTTCGGTTCCTGCCAGGCCATGGAACTTCTAGATCATTTAGAAAATGTTCTTGCAAATGAACCTGCTGTTGTCCAAAGGGGTCTGCATATAGTTGAAGTTAAGCCGCAA GGAGTGACCAAAGGTTTGGTTGCTGAGAAGGTGCTCTCAATGTTGGCCGCTGATGGCGAGGCACCAGATTTTGTCATGTGTATAGGGGATGATAGATCAGATGAAGATATGTTTGAGAGCATATCAAACACCGTCTCTAATTCATCCGGCACTGCAGTTCCAGCGATATTCGCTTGCACTGTTGGGCAAAAGCCGAGCAAGGCTAAGTACTATCTTGATGACACTGCAGATGTTGTGAGGATGCTTCGAGGTCTTGCCAGAGCTTCTAACCCGAATCCTCAGCGTAGTGCCCAATTCAAGGTCGCATTCGATAGAGTTTTCTGA
- the LOC121801650 gene encoding uncharacterized protein LOC121801650 — MALKMGKNAVVLLFTLALLFGGVCCISAPSSPARIVNGAFSNAFSMLMKWTLSLKATTKTAISGRPIMKFEGGYNVETVFDGSKLGIEPYSVEVLPDGHLLILDSSNSNLYKIGSSLSLYSRPRLVSGSEDGYYGHVDGKLREARMNHPKGLTVDDRGNIYIADTDNMAIRKISDAGVTTIAGGKRVRGGGHVDGPSEDAKFSNDFDVVYLGSSCSLLVIDRGNKAIREIQLNFDDCAYQYGSGFPLGIAVLVAAGFFGYMLALLQRRVGLIVSSENDQDAMNESFPQSDFQKPLKSMMRPPLIPSEDEQEKQEENFLGSLARLVAQTGESAADILGAVFPIFKKKKPNTQYQAQYPYQQQFKYSNAWPVQESYVIPHEDEPPSIETRAPTPKKTYAFMTKDSEKMQQLRQSRAFYSGWDGDLQKQQQTKKQQHLHQYHASPAQTYYERSPETTNEILFGAVQEQYKRRETVVIKPLNYGVSYYDGHNIQSRPGYNHDD; from the exons ATGGCGTTGAAAATGGGGAAAAATGCTGTTGTGCTGCTTTTCACTCTCGCTCTCCTCTTTGGCGGCGTGTGCTGCATTTCTGCTCCTTCCTCACCCGCCA GGATTGTTAATGGGGCTTTCTCAAACGCATTCTCGATGCTGATGAAATGGACTCTGTCGCTCAAGGCCACTACTAAAACTG CCATTTCTGGGCGTCCGATAATGAAGTTCGAGGGCGGATACAATGTGGAGACCGTGTTTGACGGAAGCAAGCTCGGAATTGAGCCCTACTCCGTCGAGGTCTTGCCAGATGGCCACCTTCTCATTTTGgattcctctaacagtaatctCTACAAGATTGGCTCATCCTTGTCATTGT ATAGTAGGCCGAGGCTGGTTTCAGGGTCGGAAGACGGATACTACGGACATGTGGACGGGAAACTGAGGGAAGCAAGAATGAATCATCCGAAGGGGCTTACTGTTGATGACAGAGGCAATATCTACATTGCTGACACAGATAACATGGCGATCCGGAAGATAAGTGATGCAG GGGTCACAACAATTGCTGGGGGCAAACGGGTTCGTGGAGGTGGACATGTGGATGGACCAAGTGAGGATGCAAAGTTTTCAAATGATTTTGATGTGGTATATCTTGGAAGCAGCTGCTCCCTCCTTGTCATCGATCGTGGAAACAAGGCAATTAGGGAGATTCAACTCAATTTTGATGATTGTGCTTATCAGTATGGGAGTGGCTTCCCCCTAG GAATTGCTGTGCTTGTAGCAGCTGGCTTCTTTGGTTACATGCTTGCTTTGCTTCAACGCAGGGTTGGTTTGATTGTGTCTTCTGAAAAT GATCAAGATGCCATGAATGAGAGTTTTCCCCAAAGTGACTTTCAGAAGCCATTAAAATCTATGATGAGGCCACCACTGATTCCATCTGAAGATGAGCAGGAAAAGCAAGAAGAAAACTTTCTGGGATCTTTGGCGAGGCTGGTGGCACAAACGGGGGAATCTGCTGCTGATATTCTAGGAGCAGTGTTTCCCATCTTCAAGAAGAAAAAACCGAACACTCAGTATCAGGCCCAATATCCGTATCAACAGCAGTTCAAGTACTCAAATGCTTGGCCCGTGCAGGAGAGCTACGTTATACCACATGAAGACGAGCCTCCCTCCATTGAAACCAGAGCTCCTACTCCTAAGAAGACGTATGCCTTCATGACTAAAGACTCGGAGAAAATGCAGCAGCTTAGGCAGAGCCGTGCCTTCTATTCTGGATGGGATGGCGATCTTCAGAAGCAGCAGCAAACCAAGAAACAACAGCATCTTCATCAGTATCACGCATCACCTGCTCAGACCTACTACGAGCGAAGCCCTGAGACAACCAATGAGATACTTTTTGGAGCAGTACAAGAGCAATACAAAAGGAGAGAAACTGTGGTGATCAAGCCCCTAAACTATGGTGTTTCTTACTATGATGGTCACAACATTCAGTCTAGACCTGGCTACAATCATGACGATTGA
- the LOC121798197 gene encoding uncharacterized protein LOC121798197 isoform X1: MAHSNFSLCFVVVFLQFCVILVQVAGGSEEIIYEDGYTVTTLINGDKSNIKVNPQSILHQSPPSDLFIILDSVASTFYTALLPTTSTSNETVMKKLAGNEVFGYVDGDLASAKFNKPKSFAVDLSGNLYVADHRNYAIRKITKSGVTTIAGGYSQKAGHADGPARDASFSDNFELAFIAEMCALLISDHGNRLVRQISLRPEDCSRQSGSVLGTTSAWLLGMGLCSVISLAVGLVIRPYVIPYEGVRRYQLPWTWTHCQMSLERQVLMLCSDLRSAVVKSTVYLRGQ; the protein is encoded by the exons ATGGCGCATTCCAACTTTTCCCTCTGCTTCGTCGTTGTCTTCCTGCAATTTTGTGTGATTCTGGTCCAAG TGGCTGGTGGAAGTGAGGAAATCATTTATGAAGACGGCTACACAGTCACCACACTCATCAATGGTGACAAGTCTAACATCAAAGTCAATCCTCAGTCCATCCTGCATCAATCTCCGCCGTCCGATCTCTTCATCATTCTCGACTCCGTTGCCAGCACTTTCTACACCGCATTGCTGCCTACAACCTCAACCTCCAATG AGACTGTGATGAAGAAGCTGGCAGGAAATGAAGTGTTTGGGTATGTGGATGGTGACTTGGCTTCAGCAAAGTTCAATAAGCCAAAGAGTTTTGCCGTTGATCTCAGCGGGAATTTATATGTTGCTGACCATCGTAACTATGCCATTCGGAAGATCACCAAATCAG GTGTGACCACGATCGCTGGAGGTTATTCACAAAAGGCTGGCCATGCTGATGGACCTGCTCGTGATGCATCATTTTCTGATAATTTTGAGTTGGCCTTTATCGCTGAAATGTGTGCTTTGCTGATATCTGACCATGGCAACAGATTAGTTCGTCAAATAAGTTTGAGACCAGAAGATTGTAGCAGGCAGTCTGGCTCTG TTCTGGGAACCACCTCTGCCTGGCTTCTTGGTATGGGACTCTGCAGCGTGATCAGCCTTGCTGTTGGCCTTGTCATCCGCCCATATGTTATTCCATAT GAAGGCGTCAGACGTTATCAGCTCCCTTGGACATGGACACATTGCCAAATGAGTCTGGAGAGACAAGTACTGATGCTCTGCTCAGACTTGAGAAGCGCAGTTGTTAAATCTACAGTATATTTGCGCGGTCAATAG
- the LOC121798197 gene encoding uncharacterized protein LOC121798197 isoform X2 encodes MAHSNFSLCFVVVFLQFCVILVQVAGGSEEIIYEDGYTVTTLINGDKSNIKVNPQSILHQSPPSDLFIILDSVASTFYTALLPTTSTSNETVMKKLAGNEVFGYVDGDLASAKFNKPKSFAVDLSGNLYVADHRNYAIRKITKSGVTTIAGGYSQKAGHADGPARDASFSDNFELAFIAEMCALLISDHGNRLVRQISLRPEDCSRQSGSVLGTTSAWLLGMGLCSVISLAVGLVIRPYVIPYTGRRQTLSAPLDMDTLPNESGETSTDALLRLEKRSC; translated from the exons ATGGCGCATTCCAACTTTTCCCTCTGCTTCGTCGTTGTCTTCCTGCAATTTTGTGTGATTCTGGTCCAAG TGGCTGGTGGAAGTGAGGAAATCATTTATGAAGACGGCTACACAGTCACCACACTCATCAATGGTGACAAGTCTAACATCAAAGTCAATCCTCAGTCCATCCTGCATCAATCTCCGCCGTCCGATCTCTTCATCATTCTCGACTCCGTTGCCAGCACTTTCTACACCGCATTGCTGCCTACAACCTCAACCTCCAATG AGACTGTGATGAAGAAGCTGGCAGGAAATGAAGTGTTTGGGTATGTGGATGGTGACTTGGCTTCAGCAAAGTTCAATAAGCCAAAGAGTTTTGCCGTTGATCTCAGCGGGAATTTATATGTTGCTGACCATCGTAACTATGCCATTCGGAAGATCACCAAATCAG GTGTGACCACGATCGCTGGAGGTTATTCACAAAAGGCTGGCCATGCTGATGGACCTGCTCGTGATGCATCATTTTCTGATAATTTTGAGTTGGCCTTTATCGCTGAAATGTGTGCTTTGCTGATATCTGACCATGGCAACAGATTAGTTCGTCAAATAAGTTTGAGACCAGAAGATTGTAGCAGGCAGTCTGGCTCTG TTCTGGGAACCACCTCTGCCTGGCTTCTTGGTATGGGACTCTGCAGCGTGATCAGCCTTGCTGTTGGCCTTGTCATCCGCCCATATGTTATTCCATAT ACAGGAAGGCGTCAGACGTTATCAGCTCCCTTGGACATGGACACATTGCCAAATGAGTCTGGAGAGACAAGTACTGATGCTCTGCTCAGACTTGAGAAGCGCAGTTGTTAA